From one Sphaeramia orbicularis chromosome 9, fSphaOr1.1, whole genome shotgun sequence genomic stretch:
- the gas2l1 gene encoding GAS2-like protein 1, protein MADQSNIQSAASKSIRPFKSSEEYLYAMKEDLAEWLNTLYDLDITADTFMDGLGTGCALCRHANNVNRAAQDFQLEYPEAAQSMKVPSKDVVFQSRNVVPGSFLARDNVSNFISWCRQELWIKDVLMFETNDLVERCNEKNFVLCLLEVARRGAKFGMLAPMLIQLEEEIEEEIRDQEESLRIDTGEPAEQSPPSRCFSRKESTHSVEDEPDPEPFIWQQKRVLCDMRNLDELVREILGRCSCPAQFPMIKVSEGKYKVGDSSALIFIRVLRTHVMVRVGGGWDTLEHYLDKHDPCRCAAFAHRYHQAKASGQSQGAQSKSSSAHSSRSTSPGPHWRNDGIAPYKPPDRRNVEPPSAPCASSRPGRSQNSSVPTEVDSGMARNLLPRPPRDRSEPRHFNPLRNKETMLPVTRRLSGDSDSSTASSKGGGGGGGGGGRYSLSGTSRRSGEEVILLVNRKEGKHVIERPGAGNQSSSLRPSPRARSHSRERPALAPLLKPNPPQGSSEGARTPRTERGRSLGNEGPRRLHAPRSHSQSKLPSRTRSSDASPGPASRFRDPQPPSSDKRDDLRAKQVPPSSPRMGGLTKRQPSSCSNSPLKGIQSNSSSPSKKTVTTPRPPAPRSPSIGKGRLLPPVTSGGRRSPHSSPRNHHGPRSPRTSHGPRTAGRGHHRNWSGQDRQEPEEDGPGFGFQMLPTLDPQKEQDLYRSFEVEFLANTQQARGVSSRAAGGVTRQGAVTQLMTVVADPNVTDSAYSSSNSSSSSLNVGAKIGTLPDLRESKRNPRHFPLDDPLNLLYGHNFGGPHNFVQGESEHWGERAGGLKKLPAISSSIEEKEHLSSSLPDSNFDRLINQVPLQSASHCRNMNGDHGGCPPTGELTDCQGQLSWGTGPEGDIPLQNHQPDLPYDVENGDGLPPPEACPSPISLPPSEDCSFQDSSSENSSMCFSLSESHSETPPPSSPLANGDTDGEMLQSRKEHKKTDRVSLIGKHKLRPRMRPRTDNRPENSPSRIPTPVSYRDLQAHDTLSPSHTPPLSPQSSHPTSRSASCKSLHQAFADMIHPHPCSPAMGNKDCSYPGQSGSLDTEAWM, encoded by the exons ATGGCTGATCAGAGCAACATCCAGTCCGCCGCTTCCAAGAGTATCCGGCCCTTTAAATCCAGTGAAGAATACCTGTACGCAATGAAGGAGGATCTGGCGGAATGGCTCAACACTCTGTACGACCTGGACATCACTGCGGACACCTTTATGGATGGGCTGGGGACGGGCTGCGCCCTGTGTCGGCACGCCAACAACGTCAACCGCGCTGCGCAAGACTTCCAGCTGGAATACCCGGAGGCTGCACAGTCCATGAAGGTGCCATCTAAAGATGTGGTCTTTCAATCGCGCAATGTTGTCCCCGGCTCGTTCCTGGCGCGAGATAATGTGTCCAATTTCATCAGCTGGTGCAGACAGGAGCTCTGGATCAAGGATGTCCTCATGTTTGAAACCAACGACTTGGTGGAGAGATGCAACGAGAAGAATTTTGTTCTGTGTCTCCTTGAGGTGGCGCGACGGGGGGCCAAGTTTGGCATGTTGGCCCCCATGCTGATCCAACTGGAGGAGGAGATAGAAGAGGAGATCCGGGACCAGGAGGAGAGTCTGCGGATCGATACTGGGGAGCCGGCTGAGCAGAGCCCCCCCAGCAGGTGTTTCAGTCGCAAAGAGAGCACTCATAGTGTGGAGGATGAACCTGATCCAGAACCCTTCATCTGGCAGCAGAAAAGAGTTTTATGTGACATGCGAAATTTGGATGAGTTG gtgcGTGAGATCCTTGGTCGGTGTTCCTGTCCTGCTCAGTTTCCCATGATCAAAGTGTCAGAGGGGAAGTACAAAGTGGGAGACTCCAGTGCATTAATCTTCATAAGG GTCCTTCGTACTCATGTGATGGTGCGTGTCGGAGGGGGCTGGGACACATTAGAGCACTATTTGGATAAACATGACCCTTGTCGCTGTGCAGCTTTTG CTCACCGCTACCACCAGGCCAAAGCCAGTGGCCAAAGTCAGGGCGCTCAAAGCAAATCTTCGAGTGCACACTCTTCTCGCTCTACTAGCCCAGGTCCACACTGGCGAAATGATGGCATTGCACCTTATAAACCTCCTGACAGACGCAACGTAGAGCCACCATCAGCTCCATGTGCCTCCAGCCGACCTGGTCGCTCTCAGAACTCCTCTGTTCCCACTGAGGTCGACAGTGGCATGGCACGCAATCTACTCCCACGGCCGCCACGGGATCGCTCAGAACCCCGTCACTTTAATCCTCTCAG GAATAAGGAGACAATGTTGCCAGTGACAAGGCGTTTGTCTGGTGACAGTGACTCCTCCACAGCTTCCTctaagggaggaggaggaggaggaggaggaggggggcgaTACTCGCTTAGTGGCACCTCAAGGCGCTCTGGTGAAGAGGTGATCCTACTTGTCAACCGCAAAGAGGGGAAACATGTGATTGAGAGGCCTGGAGCTGGAAATCAGAGCTCATCTCTGCGTCCATCTCCTCGTGCACGCAGCCATTCTCGGGAACGCCCTGCACTTGCTCCATTACTCAAACCTAATCCACCACAAGGTTCGTCTGAGGGGGCACGAACACCACGCACAGAGAGGGGACGATCCCTTGGAAATGAAGGCCCGAGGAGGCTTCATGCTCCACGGTCACACAGTCAGAGTAAGTTGCCCAGCCGTACTAGATCCAGCGATGCAAGCCCAGGGCCTGCCTCCCGCTTCAGAGATCCTCAGCCCCCGTCTTCAGACAAACGAGATGATCTTCGGGCCAAGCAAGTACCACCATCGTCTCCTAGAATGGGTGGGCTTACCAAGAGGCAACCATCCTCATGCTCTAACTCGCCTCTCAAAGGGATTCAGAGCAACAGCAGCAGTCCAAGTAAGAAGACTGTAACGACTCCAAGGCCTCCTGCTCCTCGCTCCCCTTCCATCGGAAAAGGTAGACTACTACCACCAGTCACATCAGGAGGCCGACGTTCACCACACTCATCCCCCCGCAATCATCATGGCCCACGGTCCCCTCGGACTTCACATGGCCCTCGCACAGCTGGGCGAGGCCACCATAGGAACTGGTCTGGTCAGGACCGTCAGGAGCCAGAGGAGGATGGACCAGGCTTCGGCTTCCAGATGCTGCCAACGCTTGACCCCCAGAAGGAGCAGGATTTGTATCGCAGCTTTGAGGTGGAGTTCTTGGCTAATACACAGCAGGCAAGGGGAGTGTCCAGTCGAGCTGCAGGAGGAGTGACCCGGCAGGGAGCAGTGACTCAGttaatgacagtggttgcagatCCTAATGTTACTGACTCAGCCTATTCCTCCTCAAACTCCTCTAGCTCCTCCCTGAACGTGGGGGCAAAGATCGGAACTTTGCCTGACCTCAGGGAATCCAAGAGAAATCCACGTCACTTTCCACTGGATGACCCCTTGAATTTACTTTATGGACACAATTTTGGAGGACCACACAACTTTGTTCAAGGAGAGTCTGAACACTGGGGGGAGAGAGCAGGAGGTCTGAAGAAGCTCCCAGCCATCTCTAGTTCCATTGAGGAGAAGgaacatctttcttcttctctgCCTGACTCAAACTTTGACAGATTAATAAATCAAGTCCCTTTACAATCTGCTTCCCACTGTAGGAATATGAATGGAGACCATGGAGGTTGTCCTCCTACAGGGGAGCTAACAGACTGCCAGGGTCAGCTCAGTTGGGGAACAGGACCTGAAGGAGACATTCCTCTGCAAAATCACCAGCCAGACTTACCCTATGATGTTGAAAATGGTGATGGCCTCCCACCTCCAGAGGCCTGCCCCTCACCAATTTCTTTACCCCCCTCAGAGGACTGCTCCTTCCAGGATTCTTCAAGTGAAAACTCCTCTATGTGCTTTAGCCTGAGTGAATCCCACTCTGAGACTCCACCACCGTCTTCACCTCTGGCCAATGGAGACACAGATGGAGAAATGTTGCAATCTAGGAAAGAACACAAGAAGACTGACAGGGTATCCCTCATTGGTAAGCACAAGTTGAGACCCAGGATGAGACCTCGCACTGACAATAGACCAGAAAACAGCCCTTCACGTATTCCCACACCAGTCAGCTACAGAGATCTACAGGCTCATGACACGCTCTCCCCGTCCCACACCCCACCATTGTCTCCTCAGAGCTCCCACCCTACTAGTCGTTCAGCCTCCTGCAAGAGTTTGCACCAGGCCTTTGCAGACATGATCCATCCTCACCCATGTTCTCCAGCCATGGGCAACAAAGATTGCTCCTACCCTGGACAGTCAGGGAGCCTTGACACTGAAGCTTGGATGTAG